One Rissa tridactyla isolate bRisTri1 chromosome 1, bRisTri1.patW.cur.20221130, whole genome shotgun sequence DNA segment encodes these proteins:
- the AGK gene encoding acylglycerol kinase, mitochondrial isoform X2: protein MGTVLRALSSTGTWAQDAISAGGVDNLLRRAACQEAQAFGNELIPSSMPLKKATVFLNPAACKGKARNLFEKNAAPILHLSGLDVTVVKTDYEGQAKKLLELMENTDLIIIAGGDGTVQEVVTGLLRRADEAVFSKIPIGFIPLGKTCTLSNTLYPESTNQVQHITNATLAILKGETVPLDVLQIKGEKEQPVFAVTGLRWGSYRDAGVKVSKYWYLGPLKTKAAHFFSTFKEWPQKHQAALMYLGPTERPPEEPEEKPSRPPLYVRLYRRLRLYWASPPKEIPQEVTPEDWEELNLSTIELSIATQNRQLDLTRTEDFMDICIEADTVSKGQFVNRGSQKMRDPHACPAGSQCIQASRCILQLPEGTEGSFGIDNEEYEAMPVEVKLLPRKLRFFCDPRMREQMLHAAVQ from the exons ATGGGAACCGTCCTTAGAGCCCTGTCCTCTACTGGCACTTGGGCACAGGATGCAATCTCAGCTGGAGGAGT TGATAACCTGCTACGAAGAGCTGCGTGCCAAGAAGCCCAG GCTTTTGGTAACGAGCTGATCCCTTCCAGTATGCCGTTGAAGAAAGCAACAGTGTTCCTCAACCCAGCAGCTTGCAAAGG CAAAGCCAGGAACCTTTTTGAAAAGAATGCTGCTCCAATTTTGCACTTATCTGGCTTGGATGTAACGGTGGTTAAG actgATTATGAGGGACAAGCGAAAAAGCTGCTGGAATTGATGGAAAACACGGATCTGATCATTATTGCAGGAGGAGATGGCACAGTACAGGAG GTTGTAACTGGACTTCTCCGCAGAGCAGATGAG GCTGTCTTCAGTAAGATTCCTATAGGATTCATACCTCTTGGGAAGACCTGCACTCTGAGCAACACGCTCTACCCTGAGAGCACGAACCAAGTCCA aCATATTACTAATGCTACGTTGGCCATTTTGAAGGGAGAGACAGTTCCACTTGATGTCTTGCAGATCAAG ggagaaaaggaacagCCTGTATTTGCAGTGACTGGTTTAAGATGGGGATCTTACAGAGATGCAGGAGTTAAAGTTAGCAa gtaCTGGTACCTTGGGCCTCTGAAAACCAAAGCAGCTCACTTTTTCAGTACATTTAAG GAATGGCCTCAGAAACATCAAGCTGCTCTCATGTATCTGGGTCCAACTGAGAGACCTCCAGAAGAGCCAGAGGAGAAACCGTCCAGACCTCCTTTGTATGTGAGGCTTTACAGACGACTTCGGTTATACTGGGCATCTCCTCCAAAAG AAATCCCCCAGGAGGTAACCCCGGAGGACTGGGAAGAACTGAATCTATCCACCATTGAGCTTTCCATTGCAACTCAGAACAGGCAGCTTGATCTGACA cgcACTGAAGACTTCATGGATATTTGCATCGAAGCAGATACTGTCAGCAAAGGACAGTTTGTGAACAGAGG AAGTCAAAAGATGCGTGATCCACATGCGTGCCCTGCAGGGAGTCAGTGCATCCAAGCCAGCAGATGCATCTTGCAGCTTCCAGAG GGCACTGAGGGATCCTTTGGCATTGATAATGAAGAGTATGAAGCTATGCCTGTGGAGGTGAAGCTATTACCCCGCAAACTCCGGTTCTTCTGTGATCCCAGAATGAGAGAGCAGATGCTCCATGCAGCAGTACAATGA
- the AGK gene encoding acylglycerol kinase, mitochondrial isoform X1, with protein sequence MARVVKVLTTLRNHWKKTTFGVCLLSWGGHWLYGKHCDNLLRRAACQEAQAFGNELIPSSMPLKKATVFLNPAACKGKARNLFEKNAAPILHLSGLDVTVVKTDYEGQAKKLLELMENTDLIIIAGGDGTVQEVVTGLLRRADEAVFSKIPIGFIPLGKTCTLSNTLYPESTNQVQHITNATLAILKGETVPLDVLQIKGEKEQPVFAVTGLRWGSYRDAGVKVSKYWYLGPLKTKAAHFFSTFKEWPQKHQAALMYLGPTERPPEEPEEKPSRPPLYVRLYRRLRLYWASPPKEIPQEVTPEDWEELNLSTIELSIATQNRQLDLTRTEDFMDICIEADTVSKGQFVNRGSQKMRDPHACPAGSQCIQASRCILQLPEGTEGSFGIDNEEYEAMPVEVKLLPRKLRFFCDPRMREQMLHAAVQ encoded by the exons TGATAACCTGCTACGAAGAGCTGCGTGCCAAGAAGCCCAG GCTTTTGGTAACGAGCTGATCCCTTCCAGTATGCCGTTGAAGAAAGCAACAGTGTTCCTCAACCCAGCAGCTTGCAAAGG CAAAGCCAGGAACCTTTTTGAAAAGAATGCTGCTCCAATTTTGCACTTATCTGGCTTGGATGTAACGGTGGTTAAG actgATTATGAGGGACAAGCGAAAAAGCTGCTGGAATTGATGGAAAACACGGATCTGATCATTATTGCAGGAGGAGATGGCACAGTACAGGAG GTTGTAACTGGACTTCTCCGCAGAGCAGATGAG GCTGTCTTCAGTAAGATTCCTATAGGATTCATACCTCTTGGGAAGACCTGCACTCTGAGCAACACGCTCTACCCTGAGAGCACGAACCAAGTCCA aCATATTACTAATGCTACGTTGGCCATTTTGAAGGGAGAGACAGTTCCACTTGATGTCTTGCAGATCAAG ggagaaaaggaacagCCTGTATTTGCAGTGACTGGTTTAAGATGGGGATCTTACAGAGATGCAGGAGTTAAAGTTAGCAa gtaCTGGTACCTTGGGCCTCTGAAAACCAAAGCAGCTCACTTTTTCAGTACATTTAAG GAATGGCCTCAGAAACATCAAGCTGCTCTCATGTATCTGGGTCCAACTGAGAGACCTCCAGAAGAGCCAGAGGAGAAACCGTCCAGACCTCCTTTGTATGTGAGGCTTTACAGACGACTTCGGTTATACTGGGCATCTCCTCCAAAAG AAATCCCCCAGGAGGTAACCCCGGAGGACTGGGAAGAACTGAATCTATCCACCATTGAGCTTTCCATTGCAACTCAGAACAGGCAGCTTGATCTGACA cgcACTGAAGACTTCATGGATATTTGCATCGAAGCAGATACTGTCAGCAAAGGACAGTTTGTGAACAGAGG AAGTCAAAAGATGCGTGATCCACATGCGTGCCCTGCAGGGAGTCAGTGCATCCAAGCCAGCAGATGCATCTTGCAGCTTCCAGAG GGCACTGAGGGATCCTTTGGCATTGATAATGAAGAGTATGAAGCTATGCCTGTGGAGGTGAAGCTATTACCCCGCAAACTCCGGTTCTTCTGTGATCCCAGAATGAGAGAGCAGATGCTCCATGCAGCAGTACAATGA
- the AGK gene encoding acylglycerol kinase, mitochondrial isoform X3 — protein MQSQLEECSDNLLRRAACQEAQAFGNELIPSSMPLKKATVFLNPAACKGKARNLFEKNAAPILHLSGLDVTVVKTDYEGQAKKLLELMENTDLIIIAGGDGTVQEVVTGLLRRADEAVFSKIPIGFIPLGKTCTLSNTLYPESTNQVQHITNATLAILKGETVPLDVLQIKGEKEQPVFAVTGLRWGSYRDAGVKVSKYWYLGPLKTKAAHFFSTFKEWPQKHQAALMYLGPTERPPEEPEEKPSRPPLYVRLYRRLRLYWASPPKEIPQEVTPEDWEELNLSTIELSIATQNRQLDLTRTEDFMDICIEADTVSKGQFVNRGSQKMRDPHACPAGSQCIQASRCILQLPEGTEGSFGIDNEEYEAMPVEVKLLPRKLRFFCDPRMREQMLHAAVQ, from the exons ATGCAATCTCAGCTGGAGGAGTGTAG TGATAACCTGCTACGAAGAGCTGCGTGCCAAGAAGCCCAG GCTTTTGGTAACGAGCTGATCCCTTCCAGTATGCCGTTGAAGAAAGCAACAGTGTTCCTCAACCCAGCAGCTTGCAAAGG CAAAGCCAGGAACCTTTTTGAAAAGAATGCTGCTCCAATTTTGCACTTATCTGGCTTGGATGTAACGGTGGTTAAG actgATTATGAGGGACAAGCGAAAAAGCTGCTGGAATTGATGGAAAACACGGATCTGATCATTATTGCAGGAGGAGATGGCACAGTACAGGAG GTTGTAACTGGACTTCTCCGCAGAGCAGATGAG GCTGTCTTCAGTAAGATTCCTATAGGATTCATACCTCTTGGGAAGACCTGCACTCTGAGCAACACGCTCTACCCTGAGAGCACGAACCAAGTCCA aCATATTACTAATGCTACGTTGGCCATTTTGAAGGGAGAGACAGTTCCACTTGATGTCTTGCAGATCAAG ggagaaaaggaacagCCTGTATTTGCAGTGACTGGTTTAAGATGGGGATCTTACAGAGATGCAGGAGTTAAAGTTAGCAa gtaCTGGTACCTTGGGCCTCTGAAAACCAAAGCAGCTCACTTTTTCAGTACATTTAAG GAATGGCCTCAGAAACATCAAGCTGCTCTCATGTATCTGGGTCCAACTGAGAGACCTCCAGAAGAGCCAGAGGAGAAACCGTCCAGACCTCCTTTGTATGTGAGGCTTTACAGACGACTTCGGTTATACTGGGCATCTCCTCCAAAAG AAATCCCCCAGGAGGTAACCCCGGAGGACTGGGAAGAACTGAATCTATCCACCATTGAGCTTTCCATTGCAACTCAGAACAGGCAGCTTGATCTGACA cgcACTGAAGACTTCATGGATATTTGCATCGAAGCAGATACTGTCAGCAAAGGACAGTTTGTGAACAGAGG AAGTCAAAAGATGCGTGATCCACATGCGTGCCCTGCAGGGAGTCAGTGCATCCAAGCCAGCAGATGCATCTTGCAGCTTCCAGAG GGCACTGAGGGATCCTTTGGCATTGATAATGAAGAGTATGAAGCTATGCCTGTGGAGGTGAAGCTATTACCCCGCAAACTCCGGTTCTTCTGTGATCCCAGAATGAGAGAGCAGATGCTCCATGCAGCAGTACAATGA